From a region of the Oryza sativa Japonica Group chromosome 6, ASM3414082v1 genome:
- the LOC4340581 gene encoding probable glutathione S-transferase DHAR2, chloroplastic: MAVLLRTTTSATTATSGGSSSATALLATTFRRGGRRLLLLPATRGSAPRRAALLTARASAEPLEVCAKASLTVPDRLGDCPFTQRVLLTIEEKHLPYDIKLVDLANKPDWFLKISPEGKVPIVKLEEQWVADSDVITQAIEEKYPEPSLATPPEKASVGSKIFSTFIGFLKSKDPNDGTEQALLSELTSFDSYLKDNGPFINGETISAADLSLAPKLYHMEIALGHYKNWSVPDSLSHVKKYMKTIFSMDSFVKTIALQEDVIAGWRPKVMG; encoded by the exons ATGGCCGTCCTCCTccgcaccaccacctccgctaCGACCGCCACGAGCGGCGgctcctcctcggcgacggcgctcctcgCCACCACGTTCCGACGCGGCGGcaggcgcctcctcctcctccccgcgacACGCGgctcggcgccgcgccgcgcggcctTACTCACGGCTCGCGCCTCGGCGGAGCCGCTGGAGGTCTGCGCCAAGGCCTCCCTCACCGTCCCCGACCGCCTCGGCGACT GTCCTTTCACACAGAGAGTGTTGTTGACAATAGAGGAGAAGCATCTTCCGTATGATATAAAACTAGTTGATCTCGCTAACAAACCTGATTG GTTTCTGAAAATTAGCCCAGAAGGTAAGGTGCCTATTGTCAAGCTTGAGGAACAATGGGTTGCTGATTCTGATGTTATTACACAAGCGATAGAAGAGAAGTACCCTGAACCATCCTTGGCAACTCCTCCAGAAAAGGCTTCAGT CGGGTCAAAAATATTTTCCACCTTTATTGGTTTCCTTAAAAGCAAAGATCCGAATGATGGAACAGAACAGGCACTGCTTAGTGAGCTGACTTCATTCGATAGCTATCTAAAAGACAAT GGTCCATTTATTAACGGTGAAACAATATCTGCTGCTGATCTCTCTCTTGCCCCCAAACTATATCACATGGAGATAGCTCTAGGTCACTATAAGAATTGGTCTGTTCCAGATTCACTTTCACATGTGAAAAAATATATGAAG ACTATCTTTTCAATGGATTCATTTGTCAAGACTATAGCTCTGCAAGAGGATGTCATTGCTGGATGGCGCCCAAAGGTCATGGGTTAA